A genomic segment from Treponema sp. Marseille-Q3903 encodes:
- the ptsP gene encoding phosphoenolpyruvate--protein phosphotransferase, translated as MEVFLGIPAADGIGIGTAFVIPEAVKRAIPQHHINIDQINRGWTRFENAVQTVTVNLSEQLDSLSRTDQRDKAQREIFETYVLMLEDPVFKEEVRDFYKKELFNIEYTVQFKAEEYASKLRQSGNDYLAERAQDITDIFGRVLDEMLDIHPFDINSVPDGSVILATSLSSSDTIVLSKRKIAGLALTEGGVSSHVVILARNYGIPTVVGLEAITSKVRNGETVIIDGKAAELLVSPARSTIEEYKQKIREEYLRKQSLKAFLNKPAITKDGILFKLYANIGTPEEAEMALAEGADGIGLFRTEFLYMAQSGASMNAAARSFSEQTQFEAYKTVLQTMGDKPVTIRTLDAGGDKLINSVDIPVFDEKNPLMGLRAVRLCLECPNVFKTQLRALYRASVYGNLKIMFPLITSVEQVKQCLEIVNQVQTELSNEKIPFKKDTPVGIMVETAAAALISDCLVNVTDFFSLGTNDLTQYTLGVDRENSHVSSLYNEFSLAVLRLIEMTIRAGNDANIPVSVCGEMAGKSDSIMVLAGMGIRNLSMSPKHISSTKELLSHFTIAELEAISAKHLNNL; from the coding sequence ATGGAAGTATTTCTTGGGATTCCCGCTGCTGATGGAATCGGGATTGGCACTGCCTTTGTAATTCCGGAAGCTGTAAAACGAGCTATTCCGCAGCATCACATCAATATCGATCAGATAAACCGAGGTTGGACTCGTTTTGAAAACGCCGTTCAGACTGTCACTGTAAATCTTTCGGAACAGTTGGATTCTCTTTCCAGAACAGACCAGCGCGATAAAGCGCAGCGTGAGATTTTTGAAACTTATGTTTTGATGCTTGAGGATCCCGTGTTTAAGGAAGAGGTTCGTGATTTTTACAAAAAAGAGCTTTTCAACATAGAATACACAGTTCAGTTTAAAGCAGAAGAATACGCTTCTAAATTGCGTCAATCAGGAAACGATTACTTAGCAGAGAGAGCTCAAGATATAACAGACATTTTCGGCCGCGTTTTAGACGAAATGCTAGACATACATCCGTTTGATATAAATTCAGTCCCTGATGGCTCTGTGATTCTTGCAACATCTTTGAGTTCATCAGATACTATCGTCCTTTCTAAACGTAAAATTGCCGGTCTTGCTCTAACAGAAGGCGGAGTCTCAAGCCACGTAGTCATCCTTGCTCGCAACTATGGAATTCCAACAGTTGTCGGACTCGAAGCAATTACAAGCAAAGTTAGAAACGGTGAAACAGTTATCATAGACGGAAAAGCGGCAGAACTCCTTGTAAGCCCTGCTCGCAGCACAATCGAAGAATACAAGCAAAAAATCCGTGAAGAATATTTACGAAAACAAAGCCTTAAGGCCTTTTTAAATAAACCTGCCATTACAAAAGATGGAATTCTTTTTAAGCTTTACGCAAATATCGGTACTCCTGAAGAAGCTGAAATGGCACTTGCAGAAGGTGCAGACGGAATTGGTCTTTTCCGCACTGAGTTTTTATACATGGCACAGAGTGGAGCTTCAATGAATGCGGCAGCTCGTTCGTTCAGCGAACAAACTCAGTTTGAAGCGTACAAAACGGTCCTTCAGACAATGGGAGATAAACCTGTTACAATCCGCACACTCGACGCAGGTGGTGACAAACTTATCAACTCTGTAGATATCCCCGTTTTTGATGAAAAAAATCCTCTGATGGGATTACGGGCGGTACGCCTTTGTCTTGAATGTCCAAATGTTTTTAAAACTCAGCTTAGAGCGCTTTATAGGGCAAGTGTTTACGGAAATTTGAAAATCATGTTCCCGTTGATTACTAGCGTTGAACAGGTAAAACAATGCCTTGAAATTGTAAACCAAGTTCAAACAGAGTTGTCAAACGAAAAAATTCCGTTCAAAAAAGATACCCCAGTCGGAATCATGGTCGAGACCGCAGCTGCAGCTCTTATTTCTGACTGCCTTGTAAATGTAACAGATTTTTTCAGCCTTGGAACAAATGACCTTACACAGTACACGCTCGGAGTTGATCGAGAAAATTCTCACGTTTCAAGTTTGTACAACGAATTTAGCCTCGCAGTACTTCGCCTGATTGAAATGACAATTCGGGCTGGAAACGACGCAAACATCCCGGTTTCTGTCTGCGGTGAAATGGCAGGAAAAAGCGACAGCATAATGGTTCTTGCAGGAATGGGAATCAGAAATCTCAGCATGAGCCCAAAACATATTTCCAGCACAAAGGAACTTCTTTCTCACTTTACAATTGCAGAATTAGAAGCGATTTCGGCAAAGCATCTAAACAACCTTTAG
- the der gene encoding ribosome biogenesis GTPase Der, translating to MAKKKNKPDFSNPKKSEELKRENAEQADFIYDNSQDKVKIEEDGTITVNDDNIDPRELEYEGLPLVVIAGRPNVGKSTLFNRFLQKRIAITNDAPGVTRDPVEATAILNGKPVHLVDTGGYKLTRDIGSKEAELDDFVVERSLEMIERADVVILVLDATEINGEDEEFLIKMRPFWKKVIAVVNKTEGGKNEAEAWNYAKYGFNNLLLISAEHGDRISDLTKLITEKCDFSNVKLLSSDSPIKIAILGKPNTGKSTLSNRLTHSKNSIVCDYAGTTRDVVEGEFEYAGKHFKVLDTAGIRRKAKVHDDVEYYSVNRAIKTLDECDIVFLLIDAVEGLAEQDKKICSLAYEKGRGIIFVLNKWDLREEKSNKTVKETRTWMNIMFGQMDFAPILPLSALQGKGIKELLNTAIDLYEQLSRRIGTSALNNALQDWLDRYPPPASKTAHFKIRYMIQESVNPVSFIIFATRPEVVPESYITYLKNRIREDLGFDHIPVQLELKASRQQWEDRKQ from the coding sequence ATGGCAAAGAAAAAAAATAAGCCTGATTTCAGCAACCCAAAAAAAAGCGAAGAACTGAAGAGAGAAAACGCAGAACAGGCAGATTTTATATATGACAATTCTCAAGACAAAGTAAAAATTGAAGAAGATGGCACGATAACAGTAAACGATGACAACATCGACCCTCGTGAGCTTGAATACGAAGGGCTTCCTCTTGTTGTAATTGCCGGTCGTCCAAACGTCGGAAAATCTACACTTTTCAACCGTTTTTTACAAAAAAGGATTGCTATCACAAATGATGCTCCCGGTGTTACTCGTGACCCTGTTGAAGCAACTGCGATTTTAAATGGAAAGCCTGTTCATCTTGTCGATACGGGCGGCTACAAATTGACAAGAGACATTGGGTCAAAAGAAGCGGAACTCGACGATTTTGTGGTTGAGCGCTCTCTAGAAATGATTGAGCGGGCTGATGTGGTAATTCTCGTGCTTGATGCAACAGAAATAAACGGAGAAGATGAAGAATTCTTAATAAAGATGCGTCCTTTCTGGAAAAAGGTAATTGCGGTCGTAAACAAAACGGAAGGCGGGAAAAACGAAGCGGAGGCATGGAATTATGCAAAATACGGTTTTAACAACCTTCTTCTGATTTCGGCAGAGCACGGAGACCGCATAAGCGACCTTACAAAATTGATAACAGAAAAATGCGATTTCAGCAATGTAAAACTCTTAAGCAGTGACAGTCCAATCAAGATTGCAATTCTTGGAAAACCTAACACCGGAAAATCAACTCTCTCTAACCGTCTGACACACAGCAAAAATTCAATTGTCTGCGATTATGCAGGAACAACAAGAGATGTCGTTGAAGGAGAATTTGAATATGCAGGTAAGCACTTTAAAGTTCTCGACACAGCCGGCATCCGTCGTAAAGCAAAAGTCCACGACGATGTTGAATATTATTCTGTGAACCGCGCAATCAAAACTTTAGACGAATGTGATATCGTATTCCTTTTAATCGACGCCGTTGAAGGACTTGCCGAACAAGATAAAAAAATCTGCTCGCTCGCTTATGAAAAAGGACGTGGAATCATATTTGTCTTGAATAAATGGGATCTGCGCGAAGAAAAAAGCAATAAAACTGTAAAAGAAACACGCACTTGGATGAACATCATGTTCGGTCAAATGGATTTTGCTCCGATTCTTCCACTTTCTGCTCTTCAAGGAAAAGGGATCAAAGAGCTTTTGAATACTGCAATTGACTTGTACGAACAGCTTTCAAGGCGAATCGGGACATCAGCATTGAACAACGCCTTGCAAGATTGGCTAGACCGTTATCCGCCACCTGCAAGTAAAACTGCGCACTTCAAAATAAGATATATGATTCAGGAAAGTGTAAATCCTGTTTCTTTTATCATTTTTGCAACACGCCCAGAGGTTGTACCGGAATCTTATATAACATATTTAAAAAACAGAATCCGCGAAGACTTGGGGTTTGACCATATTCCTGTTCAACTTGAACTTAAAGCCAGCCGCCAGCAGTGGGAAGACAGAAAACAATGA
- a CDS encoding MerR family transcriptional regulator: MTYSIGDVEDLTGVKAHILRYWEDVIPGFSPQKDMSGRRVYSQHEIELIFRLKYLINEKKFTAEGAGQQILEESQVVQNNIDLIQQIRECRSELSNVYLKIHNARKL, encoded by the coding sequence ATGACTTATTCAATCGGGGATGTTGAGGATTTGACAGGTGTAAAAGCTCATATTTTACGTTATTGGGAAGATGTCATTCCAGGCTTTTCACCACAAAAAGATATGAGCGGACGGCGGGTTTATTCGCAACACGAAATTGAACTTATTTTTCGTCTCAAGTATCTGATTAATGAAAAAAAATTTACTGCAGAAGGAGCCGGTCAGCAGATTCTTGAAGAGTCTCAGGTTGTGCAAAATAACATAGATTTGATTCAACAGATAAGAGAATGCCGCTCTGAACTGAGCAATGTATATTTGAAAATACACAACGCGAGAAAATTATGA
- a CDS encoding small ribosomal subunit Rsm22 family protein yields MTEKFYQNFIDHKKTKTNKGNKTKKTIKHDKNTFKNSVEKKIADMSEIKHISLFSAKNITKDAVNILNNFDEIIQGVNPLNSRQLQQLPDNIRNLSHLLTDNRSERRLGYMNDNVQLSAYIRYYTWWNLVRITRLFANLPETCFPSKDEICLDIGSGPLTVITALWLSRPELRKLRLTWYCLDISANSMALGEDIYLSIVAKSEEEPWRIIRVKGSFGTEIRQKADFITSANMFNELNQSSEMPPEYQTKKYFTQLKAYSTPHAKFLFIEPGIPKSARTLSLLRDRFISNGKFILAPCPHQGECPMNGFKAYTGSKNKWCNFAFSTEDAPPRLLKLSENAKLPKERATLSFISIVDSEVSTQNQNRNKDKSEIKCRVTSDTFKLPGNFTGHYACTERGLALLKSHAKINSGDAFCVKIKTPDSLPKDEKSGAVIIEL; encoded by the coding sequence ATGACAGAAAAATTTTATCAGAATTTTATAGACCACAAAAAAACAAAGACAAACAAAGGGAATAAAACAAAAAAAACAATTAAACACGACAAAAATACCTTTAAAAATTCCGTTGAAAAAAAAATTGCCGACATGTCTGAAATAAAACATATTTCACTTTTTTCTGCAAAAAATATCACAAAAGATGCTGTAAATATTTTAAATAATTTTGATGAAATTATTCAGGGAGTAAACCCTCTAAATTCACGCCAACTCCAACAGCTGCCGGACAACATCAGAAATCTTTCGCATCTTCTTACAGACAACAGAAGTGAACGCCGTCTCGGTTATATGAACGATAATGTTCAACTGAGTGCCTACATTCGCTATTACACATGGTGGAATCTTGTCCGCATCACAAGGCTGTTTGCAAATTTACCGGAGACTTGTTTCCCTTCAAAAGATGAAATTTGCCTAGATATCGGAAGCGGTCCTCTCACTGTTATAACTGCATTGTGGCTTTCAAGGCCCGAATTGCGAAAACTCCGCCTTACTTGGTATTGCCTCGACATTTCTGCAAATTCAATGGCGCTCGGAGAAGATATTTATCTTTCCATCGTTGCTAAAAGTGAAGAGGAGCCATGGCGTATCATTCGCGTAAAAGGTTCTTTCGGAACCGAGATAAGGCAAAAAGCTGATTTTATCACATCTGCAAATATGTTCAATGAACTCAACCAATCAAGCGAAATGCCGCCCGAGTATCAAACAAAAAAGTATTTTACGCAGCTAAAAGCTTACTCGACACCACATGCAAAATTTTTGTTTATAGAGCCGGGCATCCCAAAATCCGCACGAACATTGAGTTTGCTCCGCGACCGCTTTATAAGCAATGGAAAATTTATTTTAGCGCCATGCCCACATCAAGGCGAATGTCCAATGAATGGATTTAAGGCATATACAGGAAGCAAAAACAAATGGTGCAATTTTGCTTTCAGCACAGAAGACGCTCCTCCGAGACTTTTGAAGCTAAGTGAAAATGCAAAATTGCCGAAAGAGCGCGCAACTTTGAGTTTTATTTCTATTGTAGATAGCGAAGTTTCCACTCAGAATCAAAACCGCAATAAAGATAAGAGTGAAATAAAATGCCGTGTTACATCTGACACTTTCAAGCTGCCGGGAAACTTTACCGGACATTACGCTTGCACGGAGCGTGGACTTGCCCTTTTAAAAAGTCATGCAAAAATCAACTCCGGAGATGCATTCTGCGTTAAAATAAAAACACCGGATTCTCTCCCAAAAGATGAAAAATCCGGTGCCGTTATAATTGAGTTATAA